In the Streptomyces sp. f51 genome, one interval contains:
- a CDS encoding histidine phosphatase family protein, with protein sequence MSTTSRSTTLLLVRHGQTVWHAENRYAGVSDVDLTEEGRAQAEALGRWVAAHPVDAIWTSTMSRAVATADPACRALGLMARREPGLRECDFGVLEGRTLADFERENPVRAKAFRADPVSYPFPEAEDPRTAAARGTRALRRAADAHPGRRVLVVAHNTLLRLVLCKALSIPLGEYRRVLPGLRNGAVSELRMEDGTAALLSLNVPCEP encoded by the coding sequence ATGAGTACTACGAGCCGCAGTACGACCCTCCTGCTGGTCCGGCACGGGCAGACCGTCTGGCACGCGGAGAACCGGTACGCCGGAGTGAGTGACGTCGACCTCACCGAGGAGGGCCGTGCCCAGGCGGAGGCCCTCGGCCGCTGGGTCGCGGCCCACCCCGTCGACGCGATCTGGACCTCGACCATGTCCCGGGCCGTCGCCACCGCGGACCCCGCGTGCCGTGCCCTCGGACTGATGGCCCGGCGCGAACCCGGCCTGCGCGAGTGCGACTTCGGGGTCCTGGAGGGCCGCACCCTCGCCGACTTCGAGCGGGAGAACCCCGTCCGGGCCAAGGCGTTCCGCGCCGATCCCGTGTCCTATCCGTTCCCCGAGGCGGAGGATCCGCGCACGGCGGCGGCCCGGGGGACACGCGCGCTGCGCCGTGCCGCCGACGCCCACCCCGGCCGGCGCGTCCTGGTCGTCGCCCACAACACCCTGCTGCGCCTGGTGCTGTGCAAGGCCCTGTCCATCCCGCTGGGCGAGTACCGGCGCGTCCTGCCGGGCCTTCGCAACGGGGCGGTCTCCGAACTCCGGATGGAGGACGGGACGGCGGCACTGCTCTCGCTCAACGTGCCGTGCGAGCCGTGA
- a CDS encoding ABC transporter ATP-binding protein: MATHTEQLTRSHTVRLRGLTRSFEGRTVLDGVDLDLPAGQFTALLGHSGSGKSTLLRAIAGLDHGVAGSGELTAPERVSVVFQDSRLLPWRRVLDNVLLGTDGREAEEKGRSALAEVGLAGRERAWPNELSGGEAQRAALARSLVREPELLLADEPFGALDALTRIRMHVLLRELWERHRPSVLLVTHDVDEAIVLADRVLVLDHGGIGLDLSIDRPHPRSYRDPLLGEYRERLLNALGVTEDVTGRTADRAPDPDPATATADGAAPGGASARRKEKHP, from the coding sequence GTGGCGACGCACACTGAGCAACTGACCCGCTCCCACACGGTCCGGCTGCGCGGGCTCACCCGGTCCTTCGAGGGCCGCACGGTGCTCGACGGCGTCGATCTCGACCTGCCCGCGGGCCAGTTCACCGCCCTGCTCGGCCACAGCGGCTCCGGCAAGAGCACCTTGCTGCGCGCCATCGCCGGCCTCGATCACGGTGTCGCCGGAAGCGGGGAACTCACCGCCCCGGAACGGGTGTCCGTCGTCTTCCAGGACTCCCGGCTGCTGCCGTGGCGCCGGGTCCTCGACAACGTCCTGCTCGGCACGGACGGCCGAGAGGCCGAGGAGAAGGGCCGCTCCGCCCTCGCCGAGGTGGGCCTCGCGGGGCGGGAACGGGCCTGGCCCAACGAGCTGTCCGGCGGCGAGGCACAGCGCGCCGCGCTGGCACGCTCGCTCGTGCGCGAACCCGAACTGCTGCTGGCGGACGAGCCGTTCGGGGCGCTGGACGCGCTCACCCGGATCCGGATGCACGTGCTCCTGCGCGAACTGTGGGAACGCCACCGGCCGTCGGTGCTGCTCGTCACGCACGACGTGGACGAGGCGATCGTGCTGGCCGACCGGGTGCTCGTCCTCGACCACGGCGGTATCGGCCTCGATCTGTCCATCGACCGCCCGCACCCCCGCTCGTACCGCGACCCGCTGCTCGGCGAGTACCGCGAACGCCTCCTGAACGCCCTCGGGGTGACCGAGGACGTGACCGGACGGACCGCCGACCGGGCCCCGGACCCTGACCCGGCAACGGCAACGGCGGACGGCGCGGCCCCGGGCGGCGCCTCCGCACGGCGGAAGGAGAAGCACCCGTGA
- a CDS encoding DsbA family protein — protein sequence MPEQTVQTGTGKTPVDFWFDPLCPWAWMTSRWVLEVEKVRDIEVRWHIMSLAVLNEPKLDELPDHYREMLATTAWQSVRVVTAAWQKHGDDVLGPLYTALGTRFHNDGAGPTKEAIAGALEEVGLPADLIDYADQEDFEFDAELRASHKEGIDKVGQDVGTPVIAVPGADGEQLAFFGPVVTPAPKGEEAAKLWDGTLMVASVPGFYEIKRTRTAGPDFSNL from the coding sequence ATGCCCGAGCAGACCGTCCAGACCGGTACCGGCAAGACCCCTGTCGACTTCTGGTTCGACCCGCTGTGCCCCTGGGCCTGGATGACCTCGCGCTGGGTCCTGGAGGTGGAGAAGGTCCGTGACATCGAGGTCCGCTGGCACATCATGAGCCTGGCCGTACTGAACGAGCCCAAGCTCGACGAACTTCCCGACCACTACCGCGAGATGCTCGCGACGACGGCGTGGCAGTCCGTCCGCGTGGTCACCGCCGCCTGGCAGAAGCACGGCGACGACGTCCTCGGCCCGCTGTACACCGCGCTCGGCACCCGCTTCCACAACGACGGCGCGGGCCCGACCAAGGAGGCGATAGCCGGCGCGCTCGAAGAGGTGGGCCTGCCCGCCGACCTGATCGACTACGCCGACCAGGAGGACTTCGAGTTCGACGCCGAGCTGCGCGCCTCCCACAAGGAGGGCATCGACAAGGTCGGCCAGGACGTCGGTACCCCGGTCATCGCCGTCCCCGGTGCCGACGGCGAGCAGCTCGCCTTCTTCGGCCCGGTCGTCACCCCGGCCCCCAAGGGCGAGGAGGCGGCCAAGCTCTGGGACGGCACGCTGATGGTCGCCTCGGTGCCCGGCTTCTACGAGATCAAGCGCACGCGGACGGCGGGACCGGACTTCAGCAACCTCTAG
- a CDS encoding ABC transporter substrate-binding protein gives MPPLSARSPRPSSPLSASGVDRRVFLSSVVGIAAAAGLSGCASADAAGTRSREDLSAPLSDKVPRGTELKVASYQGVQQLQFKLAGLSGLPFTVSDWVNIGAGPDVINAFRAKSLDIGNNAGIPPIQAHFQGFDAKIVAIDITRKPNYLFATRPGSDIKDVQDFKGRKLAFSQGQAQGVVLLRALKQAGIAYGDVKLVPLTSNQFLTALQAGQVDVAPLANSQAPAYLKQYGPKGARSIATDVVDLLNLLWAPSSVLADRAKAAAVAAYIPRWAKGQVWAYEHPDAWNEEFYVKTQNLSLDQARSITALANKPLFPPSWDEAIKWEQETADLLAEGGFVKAFKVGSLFDRRFEALAARAVPAEYRR, from the coding sequence ATGCCACCACTGTCCGCACGGTCACCCCGTCCCTCCTCACCCCTGTCCGCGTCCGGTGTGGACCGGCGGGTGTTCCTGTCCTCCGTCGTCGGGATCGCGGCCGCCGCCGGACTGAGCGGCTGCGCCAGTGCCGACGCCGCCGGCACCCGGTCCCGGGAGGACCTGTCGGCGCCCCTGTCGGACAAGGTGCCGCGGGGAACCGAGCTCAAGGTCGCCTCGTACCAGGGCGTCCAGCAGCTCCAGTTCAAGCTGGCGGGGCTGTCCGGGCTGCCGTTCACCGTCTCCGACTGGGTGAACATCGGCGCCGGTCCCGACGTCATCAACGCCTTCCGCGCCAAGTCCCTGGACATCGGGAACAACGCGGGCATCCCGCCGATTCAGGCGCACTTCCAGGGCTTCGACGCGAAGATCGTCGCGATCGACATCACCCGCAAGCCCAACTACCTGTTCGCCACCAGGCCCGGCAGCGACATCAAGGACGTCCAGGACTTCAAGGGCAGGAAGCTGGCCTTCTCGCAGGGCCAGGCGCAGGGTGTGGTCCTGCTCCGCGCCCTGAAGCAGGCCGGCATCGCCTACGGCGACGTGAAGCTCGTGCCGCTGACCAGCAACCAGTTCCTCACCGCGCTCCAGGCGGGACAGGTGGACGTCGCCCCGCTCGCCAACAGCCAGGCACCCGCGTATCTCAAGCAGTACGGACCGAAGGGCGCCCGCAGCATCGCCACCGACGTGGTGGACCTGCTCAACCTGCTCTGGGCGCCGTCCTCGGTGCTGGCCGACCGCGCCAAGGCGGCCGCGGTCGCCGCGTACATCCCTCGCTGGGCCAAGGGCCAGGTGTGGGCGTACGAGCACCCCGACGCCTGGAACGAGGAGTTCTACGTCAAGACGCAGAACCTGAGCCTCGACCAGGCACGGTCGATCACCGCGCTCGCGAACAAGCCCTTGTTCCCGCCGAGCTGGGACGAGGCCATCAAGTGGGAGCAGGAGACCGCCGATCTGCTGGCGGAGGGCGGCTTCGTGAAGGCGTTCAAGGTCGGCTCGCTCTTCGACCGGCGCTTCGAGGCCCTCGCGGCCAGGGCCGTCCCCGCGGAATACCGGAGGTGA
- a CDS encoding ABC transporter permease, which yields MTTETTAPATTTDPPPATTGTTLPADPTAPAASPPAGATTGAERRVRRAPGARRRTLAPGRRLPASRLIGPALFLALWALASAAGQLDPGAIPAPWTVLRTTGHLWTDGTLPTDVLTSLERAGYGFAIGLAAGVVLALASGLSRIGEALIDGTVQLNRAIPTLGLIPLFILWLGIGETFKIAIIAIVVYIPIYLNLHSALSGIDHRFVELAEVQGLSRLRFVREIVIPGALPGFFVGLRLGVTASWLSLVVLEQINATSGLGYMMFQAQNYGRTDIILVGLLIYGIFGLVSDSAVRLVERKVLSWRRTLSN from the coding sequence ATGACCACCGAGACCACGGCCCCGGCCACGACCACCGATCCGCCCCCGGCGACGACCGGGACCACTCTCCCTGCCGACCCCACCGCCCCCGCCGCCTCCCCGCCCGCCGGTGCCACCACCGGTGCGGAAAGGCGCGTCCGCCGGGCTCCCGGTGCCCGGCGCCGCACCCTCGCGCCCGGCAGGCGGCTGCCCGCCTCCCGGCTCATCGGCCCGGCGCTGTTCCTCGCCCTGTGGGCCCTCGCCTCCGCCGCCGGACAGCTGGACCCCGGCGCGATCCCCGCGCCCTGGACGGTACTGAGGACCACGGGTCACCTGTGGACCGACGGCACGCTGCCGACCGACGTCCTGACGTCCCTGGAGCGCGCGGGATACGGGTTCGCGATCGGCCTGGCCGCCGGTGTCGTCCTCGCCCTCGCCTCCGGGCTCAGCCGGATCGGGGAGGCGCTGATCGACGGGACCGTGCAGCTGAACCGGGCGATCCCGACCCTCGGTCTGATCCCGCTGTTCATCCTCTGGCTCGGCATCGGCGAGACCTTCAAGATCGCGATCATCGCGATCGTCGTCTACATACCGATCTATCTGAACCTGCACTCCGCCCTGTCCGGCATCGACCACCGGTTCGTGGAACTCGCCGAGGTCCAGGGGCTGTCGAGGCTCCGCTTCGTCCGGGAGATCGTGATTCCCGGCGCGCTGCCCGGCTTCTTCGTCGGGCTGCGGCTCGGGGTCACCGCCTCCTGGCTCTCCCTGGTCGTCCTGGAACAGATCAACGCCACCAGCGGCCTCGGCTACATGATGTTCCAGGCCCAGAACTACGGCCGGACCGACATCATCCTGGTCGGCCTGCTGATCTACGGCATCTTCGGGCTCGTCTCCGACAGCGCGGTTCGTCTCGTCGAACGGAAGGTGCTGTCGTGGCGACGCACACTGAGCAACTGA
- a CDS encoding ROK family transcriptional regulator — translation MASTVAPPSLSPPSPVLDRRRASASVILRSVLEHGPVARSTISRLTGLSPASVTDYCARFTERGLIREAAAPRRSGGVGRPHLPVDLDRSRFVVGGVHVAVPYTTVALLDLRGRVLAERRLRHEGTDPGLVLANAADAITALLAGVPGRTALGIGVAAGGWVDPDSGTIVEHPMLGWQNVAVREQVGARTGLPVHVDGHARALVNGERLFGRARGSRSVLHLFVGNVVDAAFATHDQVHYGPRSQAGSIAHLPLTGGSERCDCGRTGCIQAELSERTLVRRARERGVTDSSNPMHVVSAAAAGDPLAVRLLTERSRMTGRAAGLLLDVLNPETVVVTEIGAIHREDCLGALREAVGPERASAVVPTSFPDSVLAVAGGSVVLDVLYRDPLGAPGSSPAVN, via the coding sequence ATGGCCAGTACGGTGGCACCCCCTTCCCTGTCCCCTCCCTCCCCCGTCCTCGACCGGCGCCGGGCGAGCGCCAGCGTGATCCTGCGGTCCGTGCTGGAGCACGGGCCCGTCGCGCGCAGCACCATCTCCCGGCTGACCGGGCTCTCCCCGGCGTCGGTGACCGACTACTGCGCCCGCTTCACCGAGCGGGGACTGATCCGGGAGGCCGCCGCACCCCGCAGGTCGGGCGGGGTCGGACGGCCGCACCTCCCGGTCGACCTGGACCGTTCCCGTTTCGTGGTCGGCGGGGTGCATGTGGCCGTGCCCTACACGACGGTGGCCCTCCTCGACCTGCGCGGGCGGGTCCTCGCCGAGCGGCGGCTGCGGCACGAGGGCACCGATCCGGGCCTCGTGCTCGCGAACGCCGCCGACGCGATCACCGCCCTGCTCGCCGGCGTTCCCGGCCGTACGGCGCTCGGCATCGGGGTGGCGGCGGGCGGCTGGGTGGACCCGGACTCCGGCACGATCGTGGAGCACCCGATGCTCGGCTGGCAGAACGTGGCCGTACGGGAGCAGGTCGGGGCGCGCACCGGGCTGCCGGTCCATGTGGACGGCCACGCACGGGCGTTGGTCAACGGGGAGCGGCTGTTCGGGCGGGCCAGGGGCAGCCGGAGCGTGCTGCATCTGTTCGTCGGCAACGTGGTGGACGCCGCCTTCGCCACCCACGACCAGGTGCACTACGGACCCCGTTCGCAGGCGGGCTCGATCGCGCATCTGCCCCTGACGGGCGGGTCCGAGCGGTGCGACTGCGGCCGGACGGGCTGCATCCAGGCCGAGTTGAGCGAACGGACGCTGGTCCGGCGGGCACGGGAGCGCGGTGTCACGGACAGCTCGAATCCGATGCACGTCGTCTCCGCGGCGGCGGCCGGCGACCCGCTGGCGGTGCGGCTGCTGACGGAGCGGTCCCGGATGACCGGGCGGGCGGCGGGGCTGCTGCTCGACGTGCTCAACCCGGAGACGGTCGTCGTCACCGAGATCGGCGCCATCCACCGGGAGGACTGCCTGGGCGCGCTGCGCGAGGCGGTGGGGCCGGAGCGGGCGTCCGCGGTCGTGCCCACCAGTTTCCCCGACTCGGTGCTGGCCGTGGCCGGCGGATCGGTCGTGCTCGACGTGCTGTACCGCGATCCGCTGGGCGCCCCGGGCTCCTCACCAGCGGTCAATTAA
- a CDS encoding TauD/TfdA family dioxygenase, which yields MTDIEIQKVTANIGARVLGVDISKPLDDITAAALRTALNEHKALVFDDVDLDDEGQQAFARHFGDLTTAHPTVPAVDGAPNVLPVDSERGRANHWHTDVTFVVNPPQASTLRSITVPPYGGETLIANSAAAYRDLPEPLRAFADTLWAEHTNDYDYAVPDENIDEEQAAQRAQFTSITFRTAHPVVRVHPLTGERGLFIGGFAQRILGLSLGESRKILDLFQTYVTRPENVLRWRWSPNQLVLFDNRITQHYAIDNYDGQPRRLHRVTVAGDVPVGVGGEESRSIEGDASHYTPVAG from the coding sequence ATGACAGACATCGAGATCCAGAAGGTCACCGCGAACATCGGTGCCCGTGTCCTGGGCGTCGACATCTCCAAGCCCCTGGACGACATCACCGCCGCCGCCCTGCGCACCGCCCTGAACGAGCACAAGGCGCTGGTCTTCGACGACGTCGACCTCGACGACGAGGGCCAGCAGGCCTTCGCCCGCCACTTCGGCGACCTCACCACCGCGCACCCCACGGTGCCCGCCGTGGACGGCGCCCCGAACGTCCTGCCCGTCGACAGCGAGCGCGGCCGCGCCAACCACTGGCACACCGACGTGACGTTCGTGGTCAACCCGCCGCAGGCCAGCACCCTGCGCAGCATCACCGTCCCGCCGTACGGCGGCGAGACGCTCATCGCCAACTCCGCGGCCGCCTACCGCGATCTGCCCGAGCCGCTGCGCGCGTTCGCCGACACGCTGTGGGCCGAGCACACCAACGACTACGACTACGCGGTACCTGACGAGAACATCGACGAGGAACAGGCCGCGCAGCGCGCCCAGTTCACCTCCATCACGTTCCGCACCGCGCACCCGGTCGTCCGGGTCCACCCGCTGACAGGTGAACGGGGCCTGTTCATCGGCGGGTTCGCGCAGCGGATCCTCGGACTCTCGCTGGGCGAGTCCCGCAAGATCCTCGACCTGTTCCAGACCTACGTCACCCGGCCCGAGAACGTCCTGCGCTGGCGCTGGTCCCCGAACCAGCTGGTCCTCTTCGACAACCGGATCACCCAGCACTACGCGATCGACAACTACGACGGGCAGCCGCGCCGGCTGCACCGCGTGACCGTCGCCGGTGACGTGCCGGTCGGCGTCGGGGGCGAGGAGAGCCGCTCCATCGAGGGCGACGCCTCGCACTACACCCCGGTGGCCGGGTGA
- a CDS encoding LLM class flavin-dependent oxidoreductase, whose product MTSPRRLHLNAFLMNTGHHEASWRLPESDPYAHVETAHYVRLARIAERGTFDSLFLADGPVLFNSVGQRPSGALEPITLLTALATATEHIGLIATASTSYNSPYNLARRLASLDHISGGRAGWNIVTTAGAEAARNFGLDDEPAHATRYERAAEFLDVALKLWDSWEDDLVLADKTAGVWGDPGKIHPARHKGTYFSVEGALNVPRTPQGHPLLVQAGSSQDGRRFAARYAEAVFTAQQTLADARDFYADLKSLTERAGRNPEHVKVLPGIVPVIGSTEAEARAHERVLEDHIVYEHGVNRLERLLHLDPGTLDLDARLPDGLPPESAIEGAKSRYTLVVELARRERLTVRELIGRLGGGRGHLTFAGTPGQVADAIEEWFRGGAADGFNIMPAVLPSGLDLFVDHVVPILRERGLLRREYGPRQTLRQRYGLPRPANRYATPASPSSSPSPSPAAASTATATAPTASAHPIRRPERTRTS is encoded by the coding sequence GTGACCAGCCCGCGCCGGCTCCACCTCAACGCCTTCCTGATGAACACCGGCCACCACGAGGCCTCCTGGCGGCTCCCGGAGAGCGACCCGTACGCCCATGTCGAGACGGCCCACTACGTGCGGCTCGCGCGGATCGCCGAACGGGGCACCTTCGACTCCCTCTTCCTCGCCGACGGCCCGGTCCTGTTCAACAGCGTGGGCCAGCGCCCGTCCGGCGCCCTCGAACCCATCACCCTGCTCACCGCGCTGGCCACCGCCACCGAGCACATCGGCCTCATCGCCACCGCCTCCACGTCCTACAACTCCCCCTACAACCTGGCCCGCAGACTCGCCTCCCTCGACCACATCAGCGGCGGCCGGGCGGGCTGGAACATCGTGACCACGGCGGGCGCGGAGGCCGCCCGCAACTTCGGTCTCGACGACGAGCCCGCGCACGCCACCCGCTACGAGCGCGCCGCCGAGTTCCTGGACGTGGCGCTCAAGCTCTGGGACAGCTGGGAGGACGACCTCGTCCTCGCCGACAAGACGGCGGGCGTCTGGGGCGACCCCGGCAAGATCCATCCCGCCCGCCACAAGGGGACGTACTTCAGTGTGGAGGGCGCCCTCAACGTGCCCCGCACCCCTCAGGGCCATCCGCTGCTCGTGCAGGCCGGTTCCTCCCAGGACGGCAGGCGGTTCGCGGCCCGGTACGCGGAAGCGGTGTTCACCGCCCAGCAGACCCTCGCGGACGCCCGGGACTTCTACGCCGACCTCAAGTCCCTCACCGAGCGCGCCGGCCGGAACCCGGAGCACGTCAAGGTGCTGCCCGGCATCGTCCCGGTCATCGGCTCGACCGAGGCGGAGGCCCGTGCCCACGAGCGGGTCCTTGAGGACCACATCGTGTACGAGCACGGGGTGAACCGTCTGGAGCGCCTGCTCCACCTGGACCCGGGCACCCTCGACCTGGACGCGCGCCTGCCCGACGGCCTGCCGCCGGAGAGCGCGATCGAGGGGGCGAAGAGCCGCTACACCCTGGTCGTGGAACTGGCCAGGCGCGAGCGGCTCACCGTGCGCGAACTGATCGGCCGGCTCGGCGGCGGGCGGGGCCATCTGACCTTCGCCGGCACGCCCGGGCAGGTCGCCGACGCGATCGAGGAGTGGTTCCGCGGCGGCGCCGCCGACGGCTTCAACATCATGCCCGCCGTACTGCCGTCCGGCCTCGACCTGTTCGTGGACCACGTCGTGCCGATCCTGCGCGAGCGGGGCCTGCTCCGCCGGGAGTACGGGCCCCGGCAGACCCTGCGGCAGCGCTACGGACTCCCGCGCCCCGCCAACCGGTACGCCACCCCAGCGTCCCCCTCCTCCTCTCCCTCCCCTTCCCCGGCCGCCGCCTCGACCGCCACGGCCACGGCACCGACCGCCTCCGCACACCCGATCCGCCGTCCCGAAAGGACCCGCACCTCATGA
- the pepN gene encoding aminopeptidase N, which produces MPGENLSRDEAQERAALLSVDGYDVFLDLRSAVGDTEPGAPDGGPRTFRSVTTLRFRCAEPGAASFADLIAPSVTAVSLNGRDLDPGEVFDGSRIRLEDLAAENELVVDAQCAYSRTGEGMHRFVDPEDGEVYLYTQYEPADSRRVFANFEQPDLKAPFRFEARAPEGWTVWSNGLGELTDGVWKFAETKPISTYITAVVAGPYHYVTDSYSRTFDDGTKLEIPLGAMCRKGLAPHFDADDVFLVTKQGLDFFHDHFDYPYPFGKYDQAFVPEYNLGAMENPGLVTFREEYIFRGKVTQTSYEARANVILHEMAHMWFGDLVTMVWWDDLWLKESFADFMGTFANVGATRFTDAWITFANRRKAWAYRADQLPSTHPITADIRDLQDAKLNFDGITYAKGASVLKQLVAYAGQDAFLEGARRYFKRNAYGNTRLGDLLSALEETSGRDMAAWSRSWLQTAGVNSLTPQVILDAEGRVTELAVLQEAPESHPELRPHRVAVGLYHRENGDGPLVRYARAEADVEGPRTVVTDLAGAEAPALVLVNDDDLTYCKIRFDEGSLATLREALGEITDPLARALCWSALWNLTRDAIVPARDFVSLVLRFAGRESDIGVLQMLHAWANSALVNYAAPGWREEGGALLAEGALKELRLAEPGGEHQLAWARFFAAVATSEADLQLLQGLLEGTAKIDGLVVDQELRWAFLEPLAARGAADESALAAELARDDTASGKRHQVRCLAARPSAAVKAQAWAAVVESDALSNALVEATISGFGQPSRRDLLEPYTAKYFAAIDRVWAERSIQIGMDVVRGLFPSLQDSPGTLAATDAWLGSHEDAPPALRRLVLESRDDLARALRAQARDIAAAG; this is translated from the coding sequence GTGCCCGGTGAGAATCTGTCCCGCGACGAGGCCCAGGAGCGGGCGGCACTGCTGTCCGTCGACGGCTACGACGTCTTCCTCGACCTGCGCTCGGCCGTCGGGGACACGGAGCCCGGCGCGCCGGACGGCGGTCCCCGCACCTTCCGCTCGGTGACCACGCTCCGCTTCCGCTGTGCCGAGCCGGGCGCGGCGAGCTTCGCCGACCTGATCGCGCCGAGTGTGACGGCCGTCTCCCTCAACGGCAGAGACCTCGACCCGGGTGAGGTCTTCGACGGCTCCCGGATCCGCCTGGAGGACCTGGCCGCCGAGAACGAGCTCGTGGTGGACGCCCAGTGCGCCTACTCCCGTACCGGCGAGGGCATGCACCGCTTCGTCGACCCCGAGGACGGCGAGGTGTATCTGTACACGCAGTACGAGCCCGCCGACTCGCGGCGCGTCTTCGCGAACTTCGAGCAGCCGGACCTCAAGGCGCCGTTCCGCTTCGAGGCGCGGGCCCCCGAGGGCTGGACCGTGTGGAGCAACGGCCTCGGCGAACTGACCGACGGGGTCTGGAAGTTCGCCGAGACGAAGCCGATCTCGACGTACATCACCGCCGTCGTGGCGGGCCCGTACCACTATGTGACCGACTCCTACTCCCGCACCTTCGACGACGGTACGAAGCTGGAGATCCCCCTCGGCGCGATGTGCCGCAAGGGCCTGGCCCCCCACTTCGACGCCGACGACGTGTTCCTCGTGACCAAGCAGGGGCTGGACTTCTTCCACGACCACTTCGACTACCCGTACCCGTTCGGGAAGTACGACCAGGCCTTCGTGCCCGAGTACAACCTCGGCGCGATGGAGAACCCGGGGCTCGTCACCTTCCGGGAGGAGTACATCTTCCGCGGCAAGGTGACGCAGACGTCGTACGAGGCGCGGGCGAACGTCATCCTGCACGAGATGGCGCACATGTGGTTCGGCGACCTCGTCACCATGGTCTGGTGGGACGACCTGTGGCTGAAGGAGTCCTTCGCCGACTTCATGGGCACGTTCGCGAACGTCGGCGCGACCCGCTTCACCGACGCGTGGATCACGTTCGCCAACCGCCGCAAGGCGTGGGCCTACCGCGCGGACCAGCTGCCGTCCACCCACCCGATCACGGCCGACATCCGTGACCTCCAGGACGCCAAGCTGAACTTCGACGGCATCACGTACGCCAAGGGCGCCTCCGTGCTCAAGCAGTTGGTGGCGTACGCCGGGCAGGACGCCTTCCTGGAGGGCGCCCGCCGCTACTTCAAGCGCAACGCGTACGGGAACACCCGGCTCGGCGATCTGCTGTCGGCGCTGGAGGAGACGAGCGGACGGGACATGGCCGCCTGGTCGCGGTCCTGGCTCCAGACCGCGGGCGTCAACTCCCTCACCCCGCAGGTGATCCTGGACGCGGAGGGGCGCGTCACCGAGCTCGCGGTGCTCCAGGAGGCCCCCGAGTCCCACCCCGAACTGCGCCCGCACCGCGTGGCCGTGGGTCTGTACCACCGTGAGAACGGCGACGGTCCCCTCGTGCGGTACGCCCGCGCCGAGGCGGACGTCGAGGGGCCCCGCACGGTCGTCACCGACCTGGCCGGCGCGGAGGCTCCCGCGCTCGTCCTCGTCAACGACGACGACCTCACGTACTGCAAGATCCGCTTCGACGAGGGCTCGCTGGCCACGCTGCGCGAGGCGCTCGGCGAGATCACCGACCCGCTCGCCCGGGCGCTGTGCTGGTCCGCGCTGTGGAACCTCACCCGCGACGCGATCGTGCCCGCCCGGGACTTCGTCTCGCTGGTGCTGCGCTTCGCGGGCCGCGAGTCCGACATCGGTGTCCTCCAGATGCTGCACGCCTGGGCGAACTCCGCGCTCGTCAACTACGCGGCGCCCGGTTGGCGCGAGGAGGGCGGGGCGCTGCTCGCGGAGGGCGCGCTGAAGGAGCTGCGGCTCGCCGAGCCGGGCGGCGAGCACCAGCTCGCCTGGGCCCGCTTCTTCGCCGCCGTCGCCACCTCGGAGGCCGATCTCCAGCTGCTCCAGGGCCTGCTGGAGGGCACCGCGAAGATCGACGGTCTCGTGGTCGACCAGGAGCTGCGCTGGGCGTTCCTGGAGCCGCTGGCCGCGCGGGGCGCCGCCGACGAGTCCGCGCTCGCCGCCGAACTCGCCCGCGACGACACGGCCTCCGGCAAGCGGCACCAGGTCCGCTGTCTGGCCGCGCGTCCCTCGGCCGCGGTCAAGGCGCAGGCCTGGGCGGCCGTGGTGGAGTCCGACGCCCTGTCCAACGCCCTGGTCGAGGCGACCATCTCCGGCTTCGGCCAGCCGTCCCGGCGGGATCTGCTGGAGCCGTACACCGCGAAGTACTTCGCCGCGATCGACCGTGTCTGGGCCGAGCGGTCCATCCAGATCGGCATGGACGTGGTGAGGGGGCTGTTCCCCTCGCTCCAGGACTCCCCCGGGACCCTGGCGGCGACGGACGCCTGGCTCGGCTCGCACGAGGACGCTCCGCCCGCGCTGCGCCGGCTGGTGCTGGAGTCGCGGGACGACCTGGCGCGGGCGCTGCGGGCGCAGGCCCGCGACATCGCCGCCGCGGGCTGA